From Paenibacillus sp. GP183, one genomic window encodes:
- a CDS encoding carbohydrate ABC transporter permease — protein MKRKFTFSSLVIILLLLGMAAVTVYPFVYMLSVSLSSDVYVLKNQITLMPMGLNFRAYNVVFKDPRIWSAYSNTILYLLIGTPISLIITAAGAFALSKKDMLFNKPFTLLIVFTMFFNGGMIPTFLIVKSLGLVDTIWAMVIPTAVSTWNLIIMRTFFSAIPKELEESGKLDGLTNIGIFIRIALPLSTAALATIGLFYAVGIWNNFYSALLYLRTESLYPMQVVLRNIVMGSQMINNGASNVGDDQVLDEPLKYATIMVSTIPILLIYPFLQKYFVKGALIGSVKG, from the coding sequence ATGAAAAGAAAATTTACTTTTTCCAGTTTAGTCATCATCTTGCTCCTTCTTGGTATGGCAGCTGTGACGGTCTACCCCTTCGTATATATGTTATCCGTATCCTTGAGCAGTGATGTGTACGTATTGAAAAATCAAATTACTTTAATGCCGATGGGATTGAACTTCCGGGCATATAATGTGGTCTTTAAGGACCCGAGGATTTGGTCGGCCTATTCCAACACGATACTTTATCTCTTAATAGGGACACCGATATCATTGATCATCACAGCGGCTGGGGCTTTCGCACTTTCCAAAAAAGACATGTTGTTCAACAAACCGTTTACTTTACTGATCGTGTTTACCATGTTTTTTAACGGCGGAATGATTCCAACTTTCCTGATCGTAAAAAGCTTGGGGCTTGTCGATACGATCTGGGCGATGGTCATACCTACAGCAGTGAGCACATGGAATTTGATCATCATGCGCACTTTTTTCTCAGCAATCCCCAAAGAATTAGAGGAATCCGGTAAGCTGGACGGTTTGACCAACATCGGTATTTTCATCAGAATCGCGCTTCCGCTCTCCACAGCTGCTTTAGCGACAATAGGTTTATTTTATGCGGTTGGGATATGGAACAATTTTTATTCGGCGCTGCTTTACTTGCGAACTGAATCCCTTTATCCGATGCAGGTTGTGCTCCGCAATATTGTAATGGGATCGCAGATGATCAACAACGGAGCTTCCAATGTCGGAGACGATCAAGTGTTAGATGAACCGTTAAAATACGCTACAATTATGGTTTCAACCATTCCCATTCTTTTGATTTATCCTTTTCTACAGAAATATTTTGTTAAAGGAGCCTTAATCGGATCAGTCAAGGGTTAA
- a CDS encoding extracellular solute-binding protein encodes MKKAITWLLPGTLVLTALTGCTQSSPAGGPSATAPSAGQTAAPKPLTFTFLDYSHPSWPMNKEWPVWNYIKEKTGVTLNIQVPPGSAEDQLDTALNLTVASGNMPDLLYTHNKKTADKFGQQGALVNVMDYVNEMPNFKKWMEKYPTETQNAMASDGKMYLLPNQGIGETNRMNWMYREDIFKKNGIAAPSTWDELYSALKKLKQVYPDTYPLSFRNGLSYLRNLAPGFGTSSDNSANDVYFDFDKKEWRYGPTEDNFKTMIAFLNKFYKEGLIPPDFMTIDTKQWQDLMSTNRSFVTVDYISRVDFFNLPMRKQDPGFNLLYMPAPAGWSGGPQKNAFTQFVEAGFMVTSTSKQIKDIMHFLDFFYSEQGKNFVSWGIEGVTYKNDNGKKQLIGGYADVSDFRKKTGFSTDGTYIWLDYDVHLSLSSPELQEAYKIAPKYDSVQQPRPAFTQQELEVISTTGQTLQKTRDQNLAKFITGERDLAEWSKYVDELKKIGSDKIVGVYKAGYDRTLQAKK; translated from the coding sequence ATGAAAAAAGCGATTACATGGTTACTACCCGGAACCCTCGTCTTAACTGCACTTACAGGTTGTACACAAAGCAGCCCCGCCGGAGGGCCTTCAGCCACTGCTCCGTCAGCGGGGCAGACTGCTGCGCCCAAGCCGCTAACTTTTACTTTCCTGGACTATTCCCACCCGAGCTGGCCTATGAATAAAGAATGGCCGGTTTGGAACTACATCAAGGAAAAGACCGGAGTTACGTTAAATATTCAAGTCCCTCCCGGTTCGGCGGAGGACCAACTGGATACCGCATTGAATTTGACTGTGGCATCCGGGAATATGCCCGATTTGTTGTACACGCATAACAAGAAAACAGCTGACAAATTCGGCCAGCAAGGCGCGCTCGTCAACGTAATGGATTATGTCAATGAGATGCCTAACTTTAAAAAATGGATGGAGAAGTACCCCACCGAAACACAAAATGCGATGGCATCAGACGGCAAAATGTATCTTTTACCCAACCAGGGAATCGGTGAAACAAACCGTATGAACTGGATGTACCGCGAAGATATCTTCAAGAAAAACGGAATAGCCGCACCAAGCACATGGGATGAGCTTTACAGCGCGTTGAAGAAGCTAAAGCAAGTTTACCCAGATACCTACCCGCTGTCATTTCGAAACGGTTTGTCCTATCTGCGTAACTTGGCCCCTGGATTTGGAACCAGCAGCGACAATAGCGCAAACGACGTCTATTTCGATTTTGACAAAAAAGAATGGCGCTATGGCCCAACTGAAGATAACTTCAAAACGATGATCGCGTTTCTGAATAAATTTTATAAAGAAGGATTGATACCACCCGACTTTATGACGATAGACACGAAGCAATGGCAAGATTTGATGTCGACCAATCGTTCATTTGTGACAGTGGATTATATCAGCCGGGTTGATTTCTTCAATTTGCCTATGCGTAAGCAGGATCCTGGGTTTAATCTTCTTTATATGCCAGCTCCAGCTGGTTGGTCCGGTGGACCGCAAAAGAACGCTTTTACGCAGTTTGTTGAAGCCGGCTTCATGGTAACTTCCACTTCCAAGCAAATTAAGGACATTATGCATTTCCTTGATTTCTTCTACTCCGAACAAGGAAAGAATTTTGTCAGCTGGGGGATAGAAGGAGTAACTTACAAAAACGATAATGGCAAAAAGCAGCTTATAGGCGGGTATGCGGATGTCTCCGATTTCCGTAAGAAAACCGGATTTTCGACAGACGGTACGTATATTTGGTTGGACTATGACGTTCACTTGTCCCTTTCTTCACCTGAATTGCAGGAAGCTTACAAGATAGCTCCGAAGTATGATAGCGTTCAGCAGCCTAGACCAGCTTTTACGCAGCAAGAACTGGAGGTCATATCGACAACTGGCCAGACACTTCAAAAGACCCGCGACCAAAACCTAGCAAAATTCATTACAGGTGAAAGGGATTTGGCCGAATGGAGCAAGTACGTGGATGAACTGAAAAAGATAGGTTCCGATAAGATCGTTGGCGTCTATAAAGCAGGATATGACCGGACCTTACAGGCCAAGAAATAA
- a CDS encoding NAD(P)-dependent oxidoreductase codes for MKTIEELEARLAKPSNELVEDIASIDGDIMLLGVGGKMGPSLARLALNAIKLAGVSKKVIGVSRFSDPGLKADLEHDGVETLTVDLLDDQALQQIAEVKNIIYMAGTKFGTTGNEHFTWAMNAYLPGRVAEKFCHSRMVVFSTGNVYPFTPVISGGATEETDPGANGEYGMSCLGRERLFEYFSRKYEIPMVIYRLNYAIDLRYGVLLEIAKAVKSGTPINVTMGHANVIWQGDANERALRCLKVCSTPPAVYNISGPETISLRWAAQEFAKRLNTEANVVGEEAPTALLSNCSKSFQAFGYPQVSLIQMIDWVADWVLSEQGTWNKPTHFNERDGKF; via the coding sequence ATGAAAACTATTGAAGAGTTGGAAGCACGATTGGCTAAGCCATCGAACGAATTAGTAGAGGATATTGCTTCAATCGACGGGGATATTATGCTGCTTGGCGTCGGTGGAAAAATGGGGCCGAGTTTGGCGAGACTCGCTCTCAATGCTATCAAGCTGGCTGGAGTGAGTAAAAAGGTAATCGGTGTGTCACGATTTTCAGACCCGGGGTTAAAGGCCGATTTAGAACACGATGGTGTGGAAACGTTAACTGTCGACCTCTTGGATGATCAAGCGCTTCAGCAGATTGCGGAAGTGAAGAATATTATTTATATGGCGGGCACCAAGTTCGGTACAACCGGCAACGAGCATTTCACATGGGCCATGAATGCATATTTGCCAGGCCGTGTCGCGGAGAAGTTCTGCCATTCGCGAATGGTCGTTTTTTCCACCGGTAACGTGTATCCCTTTACGCCGGTCATCTCCGGTGGAGCAACCGAGGAAACAGATCCGGGTGCCAATGGTGAATACGGTATGTCCTGTTTGGGACGTGAGCGCTTGTTTGAATATTTTTCGCGAAAATACGAAATTCCTATGGTCATTTACAGGCTTAACTATGCGATTGATCTGCGATATGGCGTGCTGCTGGAAATCGCAAAAGCTGTTAAAAGTGGTACACCCATCAATGTTACGATGGGACATGCCAACGTGATTTGGCAGGGGGATGCCAACGAGAGGGCTTTGCGTTGTTTGAAGGTGTGCAGTACGCCCCCCGCCGTTTATAATATATCCGGACCTGAAACTATCTCTTTGCGCTGGGCGGCTCAGGAATTCGCCAAAAGGTTGAACACCGAGGCTAATGTTGTTGGTGAAGAAGCCCCTACAGCGCTGCTTAGCAATTGCAGCAAATCGTTTCAAGCATTTGGGTACCCGCAAGTTTCCCTAATTCAGATGATAGATTGGGTTGCAGATTGGGTCTTGTCCGAACAAGGAACCTGGAACAAGCCGACACATTTTAACGAAAGAGATGGTAAATTTTAA
- a CDS encoding dihydrodipicolinate synthase family protein: MKEALFEGLVIPAHPLALHESRTLDERQQRALTRYYLASGAGGVAVGVHTTQFEIRDKSINLFEPVLKLASEEVDKAALERPFIKIAGICGNTEQALAEAEIATGYGYDAGLVSMGGLVDWTEAKHLKRINQIAEQIPVFGFYLQPSVGGKVFSYEFWKQFVEIPGVIAIKIAPFNRYQTIDVVRAVCHSSRRDDIALYTGNDDNIINDLLTVYRFQVEGRPVEKRIVGGLLGHWAVWTRRAVELLEEIKSIRQDESLVSSWLTRNVEVTDSNAAFFDPAHYFQGCIAGIHEVLRRQGLLKGRWCINPQEELSPGQMEEIDRVYIDYPHLNDDEFVKRHLHKWLD, from the coding sequence ATGAAAGAGGCTCTGTTCGAGGGATTGGTCATTCCTGCCCATCCTCTCGCTCTCCATGAATCGAGAACATTGGATGAACGGCAACAAAGAGCACTAACCCGCTATTATTTGGCCTCCGGTGCAGGTGGAGTTGCTGTCGGCGTCCATACCACACAATTTGAAATTCGAGATAAGAGCATTAATCTGTTTGAACCTGTCCTGAAATTGGCATCGGAGGAAGTTGATAAGGCTGCCTTGGAAAGGCCATTTATCAAAATTGCCGGCATTTGCGGTAATACAGAGCAAGCTCTGGCGGAGGCGGAAATAGCCACAGGCTACGGGTACGACGCCGGATTGGTCAGTATGGGCGGACTGGTGGATTGGACAGAAGCGAAGCATTTGAAACGGATCAACCAAATTGCCGAACAAATTCCAGTGTTCGGATTTTATTTGCAACCTTCCGTTGGCGGGAAAGTGTTCAGCTATGAATTTTGGAAACAATTTGTCGAGATTCCAGGAGTCATAGCTATCAAAATAGCGCCATTTAACCGTTACCAGACTATAGATGTAGTGCGCGCTGTATGTCATTCTTCAAGAAGAGATGATATCGCCTTATACACAGGAAATGACGATAATATTATTAATGATTTGTTGACCGTTTACCGTTTTCAGGTGGAGGGAAGACCCGTTGAGAAACGCATTGTTGGCGGATTGCTTGGCCATTGGGCCGTATGGACGCGCAGAGCTGTGGAGCTTCTGGAAGAGATCAAAAGTATTCGCCAAGACGAAAGCCTCGTCTCAAGCTGGCTGACTCGAAACGTCGAAGTGACGGACTCCAACGCCGCCTTTTTCGATCCAGCGCATTATTTTCAAGGCTGCATAGCAGGTATTCACGAGGTGCTGCGGAGGCAGGGTCTGCTTAAAGGCCGCTGGTGCATCAACCCGCAAGAGGAGTTATCACCCGGACAAATGGAGGAAATTGATAGGGTATATATAGATTATCCTCATTTGAACGACGATGAATTCGTTAAGCGGCATTTACATAAATGGCTGGACTGA
- a CDS encoding amidohydrolase family protein, producing MSYHPIIQGLHYQTGQPVQIKIKDGWILSVDPLNPSEKLKDELPWVGPGLIDLQLNGFQGMDFNALPIPSGMVGKMPRLLWKEGITSYYPTVITNSEQAIEEAVGAIARECAEDSVSQEAVAGIHLEGPFISPEDGARGAHPQAFVKPPDWELFERWQEAAQGRIRIITLSPEWPEVEIFIRRCVETGVIVSIGHTAATAEQISRAVEAGASMSTHFGNGAHSMLPRHPNYLWEQLANDKLWASLIADGYHLPDSVLKVAMKVKGERAILVSDAVMLSGMPAGIYNLHIGGKVELTPLGRLQLADNPQLLAGSAQMLLWGIFHLVKYDLCSLGEAWDMASTRPATKMGLPAKAGLRIGAPADLTLLKLDYEKAHVVGTYKNGNQVFDSIS from the coding sequence ATGTCGTATCATCCTATTATTCAAGGGCTCCATTACCAAACCGGCCAACCTGTACAAATTAAGATTAAAGATGGTTGGATCTTAAGTGTAGATCCGTTAAACCCGTCCGAGAAGTTAAAGGACGAATTGCCGTGGGTAGGCCCCGGATTAATCGACTTACAGCTTAATGGTTTTCAAGGCATGGATTTTAATGCACTGCCGATTCCTTCAGGAATGGTGGGGAAAATGCCCCGCCTTTTGTGGAAGGAAGGGATTACGTCTTACTACCCGACTGTGATTACGAATAGCGAACAAGCGATTGAAGAAGCAGTGGGTGCGATTGCCAGGGAATGTGCAGAAGATTCGGTGTCACAAGAAGCTGTAGCAGGGATTCATTTGGAGGGGCCTTTCATTTCCCCTGAGGATGGGGCCCGTGGAGCGCATCCTCAAGCTTTTGTTAAACCGCCCGATTGGGAATTATTTGAGCGCTGGCAGGAAGCGGCACAGGGAAGAATACGCATTATCACTTTATCACCGGAATGGCCAGAGGTGGAAATCTTCATTCGACGCTGTGTTGAAACAGGGGTCATTGTCTCGATTGGACATACTGCCGCAACAGCGGAACAAATATCCCGTGCAGTTGAGGCTGGAGCTTCCATGTCAACCCATTTCGGCAATGGCGCACATTCCATGCTGCCTCGCCATCCCAATTACCTATGGGAGCAGCTAGCAAACGATAAACTTTGGGCCAGTCTAATCGCAGACGGATATCACCTTCCTGATTCAGTCCTTAAAGTAGCCATGAAAGTAAAAGGAGAGAGGGCTATACTTGTCAGCGACGCAGTTATGCTAAGCGGTATGCCAGCAGGGATTTATAATTTGCACATAGGCGGCAAGGTCGAGCTTACGCCCCTTGGGAGGCTTCAATTAGCGGACAATCCGCAGCTTCTGGCCGGTTCGGCACAAATGCTGCTCTGGGGTATTTTCCATCTGGTGAAATATGATTTATGCAGTCTTGGAGAGGCTTGGGATATGGCTTCCACGCGGCCTGCTACCAAAATGGGCCTCCCCGCCAAAGCAGGTTTGCGTATAGGAGCACCTGCAGATCTGACGTTATTGAAATTGGACTATGAAAAAGCCCATGTCGTGGGAACGTACAAAAACGGCAATCAGGTTTTTGATTCCATATCATGA
- a CDS encoding MFS transporter produces the protein MIAKRVHAGKWGILQIINMGTLMATLDVGIVNVSLPTIAGQFSSSLAQIQWITTAYLLTMVALLPFLGKLSDVWDRRKIYSYGFVVFSLGSLCIALSQGMASIILSRCLQGIGATMIMANSQAMVRQVFPDHERGRALGMNAIFISVGTLSGPAIGGLLLEFISWPWLFWINVPIGLAAFVLGIRWFPGSESRGVKTKIDIIGSFLLALAVCLLMLAAESSKGEAGLTPAILFEGISGLSLIVILWLYERHIAYGILDRELFSHRDILLGNMSSFLINLAQMATMIPITFYLQRELSLSTWVTGALLVLQPLLMGFVAPFAGAFRDRYGAFFPITIGPLFCALSMLSVACFHQVSAFSISLQLALFGVGIGLFHATNNAEIMSSAPESKSSLAGSLLALIRYLGQIAGIGLATALVGSMGFHPGAEASSSIPLRILFWICFLCCLGVATMGWFRRQSKRVIKENKYTNRSAKL, from the coding sequence ATGATCGCTAAAAGAGTACATGCAGGGAAATGGGGCATTCTGCAAATCATCAACATGGGTACGCTCATGGCGACATTGGATGTTGGAATAGTTAATGTCTCCTTACCCACGATCGCCGGACAATTTTCCAGTTCGTTGGCCCAAATTCAATGGATAACTACAGCTTATTTATTAACTATGGTTGCGCTTCTTCCATTTCTAGGAAAGCTTTCGGATGTCTGGGACCGTCGGAAAATATACAGCTATGGTTTTGTGGTATTCAGTTTAGGCTCTCTTTGCATCGCTTTGTCACAGGGAATGGCCAGTATCATCCTATCAAGATGCCTGCAGGGGATAGGGGCCACCATGATTATGGCCAACAGCCAGGCGATGGTCCGCCAGGTGTTTCCTGATCATGAAAGGGGACGCGCGCTTGGAATGAATGCCATTTTTATTTCGGTAGGGACGCTTTCCGGTCCGGCAATTGGCGGCCTTCTCCTGGAATTCATCAGTTGGCCTTGGCTATTCTGGATCAATGTGCCGATCGGTTTAGCTGCTTTCGTACTCGGCATTCGTTGGTTTCCAGGGTCAGAGAGCAGAGGCGTGAAAACAAAGATCGATATCATCGGTTCCTTTCTGCTTGCATTGGCTGTCTGTTTGCTCATGCTTGCGGCCGAGTCGAGTAAAGGGGAAGCCGGCCTTACTCCGGCCATTTTGTTTGAAGGCATATCGGGGCTCTCTTTGATTGTGATCCTTTGGCTCTACGAGCGCCACATTGCGTACGGCATCCTTGACCGGGAATTATTTAGCCATCGCGACATATTACTTGGAAACATGAGCTCTTTTTTGATTAACTTGGCGCAGATGGCAACGATGATTCCGATCACCTTCTATCTTCAGAGAGAACTGAGCTTGTCCACATGGGTGACCGGAGCGCTTTTAGTCCTTCAACCGCTGCTAATGGGATTTGTCGCTCCGTTTGCAGGTGCGTTCCGGGATAGGTACGGGGCATTTTTTCCGATTACGATTGGTCCCTTATTCTGTGCTCTTTCGATGTTGTCCGTAGCTTGTTTCCATCAGGTTTCCGCTTTCTCTATAAGCCTCCAGCTTGCTCTGTTCGGAGTTGGTATTGGCTTGTTCCATGCAACGAATAATGCTGAAATTATGAGCTCCGCACCCGAGTCAAAAAGCAGCTTGGCCGGCAGCTTACTGGCACTGATCCGTTACCTCGGGCAAATAGCCGGCATCGGACTTGCTACTGCATTGGTTGGCTCCATGGGATTTCATCCGGGGGCAGAAGCATCAAGTAGTATACCGCTAAGGATATTGTTCTGGATTTGTTTTCTGTGTTGTCTTGGCGTGGCCACGATGGGATGGTTCCGCAGGCAATCAAAGCGCGTTATCAAGGAAAATAAATACACAAATAGGAGTGCAAAGTTATGA
- a CDS encoding sugar phosphate isomerase/epimerase family protein produces the protein MKRFKLGIITDEVSQDIVEVIEFARLHGLEAIEIRSVYNKGVHQLSNAEIDEIGHLAEQNGLIVSGIAGPLFKCDLDNPDEIVEHLKMAERLIEVAVRLQTQIIRGFSFWAKGTFRDALPEITNQLGKLAPLLESAGVILALEFDPSVYATNAGKTSAILNTLKSPNIRALYDPGNDLWDPDGEIPYPDGYELINEHICHVHLKDALRSSDGVKAVAIGTGEVDYRGIFARLDQDGYDGFLIIETHYRMKTQLTEEQLKRPAGNVFSEGGREASAHCMEHLSRLLHEMGLDEIGN, from the coding sequence ATGAAACGGTTCAAGTTAGGTATTATAACGGATGAAGTGTCCCAGGATATCGTTGAAGTGATCGAATTCGCACGGCTCCATGGTCTTGAAGCTATAGAAATCCGCTCGGTATATAATAAAGGCGTGCATCAATTAAGCAATGCAGAAATAGATGAGATAGGGCACCTAGCTGAACAGAACGGGTTAATCGTTTCAGGTATTGCGGGTCCGCTTTTCAAATGCGACTTGGACAATCCCGATGAGATCGTGGAGCATCTAAAAATGGCCGAGCGATTAATTGAAGTCGCTGTAAGGCTTCAAACCCAAATCATTCGTGGATTCAGCTTTTGGGCAAAAGGTACATTTAGGGATGCACTTCCCGAAATCACGAATCAGCTAGGTAAGCTAGCTCCTCTTCTCGAGTCAGCCGGAGTCATTCTGGCACTGGAATTCGACCCGAGTGTGTATGCAACCAACGCTGGTAAAACGTCTGCTATTTTGAACACTTTGAAATCGCCAAATATTCGGGCTCTGTACGATCCGGGGAACGATTTGTGGGACCCTGATGGAGAGATCCCGTATCCGGACGGCTACGAGCTTATTAACGAGCATATTTGTCATGTTCATCTGAAGGATGCCCTCCGTTCTTCGGACGGGGTCAAAGCTGTCGCGATCGGAACGGGGGAGGTTGATTATCGCGGTATATTTGCTAGACTCGACCAAGACGGATATGACGGCTTTCTGATTATTGAGACTCATTATCGAATGAAAACGCAGCTTACTGAGGAACAGCTTAAACGACCGGCCGGGAACGTATTCTCAGAGGGGGGACGTGAGGCATCAGCGCATTGCATGGAGCATTTAAGTCGACTGCTACACGAAATGGGTTTAGATGAAATTGGGAATTGA
- a CDS encoding GntR family transcriptional regulator: MLVLIKEGLIILNKNKNFNEQVYEIIKNSIIEDKFKPGEKLSVERISKQLGVSRTPVSNALQSLERDGYVEIVSQSGTYVKELSLEEIKSIYELREEIEGLVVRTAFVKSDKVQLEFFLKKFNQFLERNEDRKLLLEYFQLDLEFHEYLVGLCPPIIRKETRNIIELTKRSRRLNLLHELEEKGFKDIMEKEIENHTKIVIALLGNDVEKAVFFAKHDVRETMEQVLQYLYSVKKEVDTEQKNDKLEGGMI, encoded by the coding sequence ATGTTAGTTTTAATAAAGGAGGGTCTGATTATACTCAATAAGAATAAAAATTTCAATGAGCAAGTCTATGAAATTATAAAAAACTCGATCATTGAAGATAAATTCAAGCCTGGGGAGAAGCTAAGTGTGGAAAGAATCAGCAAGCAGCTTGGTGTAAGCCGAACTCCTGTTTCCAATGCTTTGCAATCGCTTGAACGGGATGGCTATGTTGAAATTGTTTCACAAAGTGGGACATATGTAAAAGAACTCAGTCTTGAAGAAATTAAAAGTATTTATGAACTTCGCGAAGAGATTGAAGGATTAGTGGTAAGGACAGCATTCGTTAAATCGGATAAAGTTCAACTTGAATTTTTTCTTAAAAAATTCAATCAGTTTTTGGAAAGGAACGAAGACAGAAAACTGTTGCTGGAATATTTTCAACTTGACTTGGAATTTCATGAGTATTTGGTCGGTCTTTGTCCCCCAATTATTCGGAAAGAGACGCGAAATATCATTGAACTAACAAAGCGCAGTAGAAGGCTCAATCTGCTACATGAACTGGAAGAAAAAGGATTTAAGGATATTATGGAAAAGGAAATTGAAAATCATACAAAAATAGTGATTGCTTTGTTAGGCAACGACGTAGAAAAAGCTGTGTTTTTCGCGAAACACGATGTGCGGGAAACAATGGAACAAGTACTGCAATATCTATATTCTGTAAAGAAAGAAGTCGATACGGAACAAAAGAATGATAAATTGGAAGGTGGCATGATTTGA
- a CDS encoding M81 family metallopeptidase, giving the protein MKIYIASVIQETNTWCPQLTDLINFERGYYLEGHEIREKLYNTNTEISGFFEYLEQYDDLTLVPGLAAWAVASGKMKEESFQLLVDRLIGELEKHLPVDGVLLALHGALVSECSDDCEGYLLERLREVVGPQTKIVSTLDYHAAVSKKMVKMSDLLVGFRTYPHVDFKETGLKAAKHLKQLLEGYPNRLWCKN; this is encoded by the coding sequence TTGAAAATTTACATTGCCAGTGTCATCCAAGAAACGAATACATGGTGTCCGCAATTGACGGATCTTATAAATTTTGAGCGAGGATATTATTTGGAGGGTCATGAAATCAGGGAGAAACTGTACAATACCAACACAGAGATTTCCGGATTCTTTGAATACCTGGAACAATATGATGATTTAACATTGGTGCCTGGTCTAGCTGCTTGGGCGGTTGCGTCCGGAAAAATGAAAGAGGAATCTTTCCAATTACTGGTAGATAGGCTTATTGGCGAACTAGAAAAGCATTTGCCCGTAGATGGTGTCTTATTAGCGTTGCATGGCGCTTTGGTATCAGAATGTTCGGACGATTGTGAGGGATATCTATTAGAACGACTCCGCGAAGTGGTAGGTCCACAAACCAAGATTGTGAGCACTCTAGATTATCACGCAGCGGTTTCTAAAAAAATGGTGAAAATGTCCGATCTCCTTGTTGGTTTCCGTACGTATCCCCATGTTGATTTTAAAGAAACGGGTTTGAAGGCCGCAAAACATCTCAAACAATTATTAGAGGGATACCCGAATCGGTTGTGGTGCAAGAATTAA
- a CDS encoding IS6 family transposase — protein MEQLTLETKLDLFKWKQYESAIILLTVRWYLKYSLSYRDIVEMMSERGLKISHTTIMRWVHEFGPEIDKRIRSYLKPSNDSWRTDETYIKVKGQWNYLYRAVDSTGKTIDFMLSENRDMPAAKRFFTKALSSPHNQLPRVITLDKNPAYPPAIQELIHEKALPKETLIRQTKYLNNIVEQDHRFIKKITKPMLGFKSFLTAEQTLKGIEAIHMIRKGQAENNSSVLSAVEWLNKIFGIVA, from the coding sequence ATGGAGCAACTTACTTTGGAAACCAAATTGGATTTATTTAAATGGAAGCAATATGAATCGGCAATCATTTTACTAACCGTGAGATGGTATTTAAAATATAGTTTAAGCTATCGAGACATCGTAGAAATGATGAGCGAGCGGGGTTTAAAGATTTCCCATACAACAATCATGAGATGGGTCCATGAGTTTGGGCCCGAAATAGATAAACGAATCCGCAGCTATTTGAAACCCTCAAACGATTCGTGGCGAACGGACGAAACCTACATCAAAGTCAAAGGTCAATGGAATTATTTATATCGGGCAGTTGATTCTACAGGGAAAACGATTGATTTCATGTTATCTGAAAATCGTGATATGCCGGCAGCTAAGCGATTCTTTACAAAGGCATTGTCCTCACCGCATAATCAATTACCTCGTGTGATCACTTTGGATAAAAACCCGGCGTATCCACCAGCAATACAAGAATTAATACATGAAAAAGCCTTACCAAAAGAAACCTTGATTAGACAGACAAAATATCTAAACAACATTGTGGAGCAAGATCATCGGTTCATTAAAAAAATCACAAAACCGATGCTTGGTTTCAAATCATTTCTAACTGCAGAACAGACGTTAAAGGGAATCGAGGCCATTCATATGATTAGGAAAGGGCAGGCCGAAAATAATTCGTCTGTCCTCTCTGCTGTTGAATGGCTCAATAAAATATTTGGTATTGTGGCATAG
- a CDS encoding paeninodin family lasso peptide, with amino-acid sequence MDNFEKVKDEQRKKVWVTPELEILEVKNTLYWSFDDSGEFPRNVWVDES; translated from the coding sequence ATGGACAATTTTGAAAAGGTCAAGGATGAACAAAGGAAAAAAGTATGGGTAACGCCGGAGCTGGAAATTCTCGAAGTGAAAAACACACTATATTGGAGTTTTGACGACAGCGGTGAATTCCCAAGAAATGTATGGGTGGATGAGAGTTAA